One Mya arenaria isolate MELC-2E11 chromosome 5, ASM2691426v1 genomic window carries:
- the LOC128235504 gene encoding complement C1q-like protein 4, which translates to MRLFAYIMFVFLYSVAWADEPEDKFSYESKILEKVIRMEMKMSQLEQGLVQTGARFDNLLMNVTMTLDNKTAELDDLKDHMGLPLVAFHAYDPLDYSLDTHQILILSTVKMNEGDGYDNVIGVFRAPVAGLYYFAAHVCTSSGIGFYYEIVKDHGMIAKITKFNKVQYDCGSVNVITKMEKDERVWIKCTSGNTSNQLHPSYGKTSFLGILMHK; encoded by the exons ATGAGACTATTTGCATATATCATGTTTGTCTTTCTGTATTCAGTTGCTTGGGCTGACGAACCGGAAGATAAGTTTTCATACGAGTCCAAAATTTTGGAGAAGGTGATCCGTATGGAGATGAAGATGTCCCAGCTGGAACAAGGGCTGGTGCAGACGGGGGCCAGGTTCGACAACCTCCTGATGAACGTCACGATGACCTTGGATAACAAAACGGCCGAATTGGATGACTTGAAAG ATCATATGGGCTTGCCTCTGGTTGCGTTCCATGCCTACGACCCATTGGACTACAGCCTTGATACGCACCAAATTCTCATACTAAGTACCGTCAAAATGAACGAAGGGGATGGCTACGATAACGTTATCGGCGTCTTCAGGGCACCCGTTGCGGGACTGTATTACTTCGCTGCGCATGTTTGCACCTCCTCAGGGATTGGGTTTTACTACGAAATCGTGAAGGATCACGGAATGATTGCCAAGATTACGAAATTTAACAAGGTGCAATACGATTGTGGCTCTGTCAATGTCATCACCAAGATGGAAAAGGACGAACGTGTATGGATCAAGTGCACAAGTGGCAACACCTCCAACCAACTGCATCCCAGTTATGGCAAAACGTCGTTCCTTGGCATTCTTATGCACAAATAA
- the LOC128233955 gene encoding complement C1q-like protein 4 — translation MKLFAYFIFVFLCSVALADEPEDKFSYESKLLEKVIRMEIKMSQLEQGLEQTGARFDNLLKNVTMTLENKTAELDVLKDHMGLPLVAFYAYDPVDYSLDTNQILILSIVTMNEGDGYDNVVGTFRAPVAGLYYFAAHVCTYGGRGFYYEIVKDHGMIAKSLKYNNVQHDCGSVNVITKMEKDERVWIKSTSSNTSGQLYASNGKTSFLGVLMHK, via the exons atgaaactttttgcgtatttcatttttgtctttCTGTGTTCAGTTGCTTTGGCTGATGAACCAGAAGATAAGTTTTCATACGAGTCCAAACTTTTGGAGAAGGTGATCCGTATGGAGATAAAGATGTCACAGCTGGAACAAGGACTTGAGCAGACGGGGGCTAGGTTCGATAACCTCTTAAAGAACGTCACGATGACCTTGGAGAACAAAACAGCCGAACTGGACGTCTTGAAAG ATCACATGGGCTTGCCTCTTGTAGCCTTCTATGCCTACGACCCAGTGGATTACAGCCTGGACACTAACCAAATTCTCATACTTAGCATCGTTACAATGAACGAAGGGGATGGATACGATAACGTTGTTGGCACCTTCAGAGCTCCAGTTGCGGGACTGTATTACTTCGCTGCGCATGTTTGCACCTACGGAGGGCGGGGGTTCTACTATGAAATCGTGAAGGATCACGGAATGATTGCTAAGAGTTTAAAGTATAACAACGTGCAACATGATTGTGGTTCGGTCAATGTCATCACCAAAATGGAAAAGGACGAACGTGTATGGATCAAGAGCACCAGTAGCAACACCTCCGGCCAACTGTATGCCAGTAATGGCAAAACATCGTTCCTTGGAGTTCTTATGCACAAATAA
- the LOC128235505 gene encoding complement C1q-like protein 4 has protein sequence MKLFAYFIFVFLCSVACADEPEDKFSYESKLLEKVIRMEIKMSQIEQVQVQTRTMFDNLLTNVTMTLENRTAELDVLKDHMGLPLVAFYAYDPIDYSLDTNQILILSNITMNEGGGYDNVIGTFRAPVAGLYYFAAHVCTSSGIGFYYEIVKDHGMIAKITKFNKVQYDCGSVNVITKMEKDERVWIKCTSGNTSQQLYTHISHAKTSFLGILMHK, from the exons atgaaactttttgcgtatttcatttttgtctttCTGTGTTCAGTTGCCTGCGCTGACGAACCAGAAGATAAGTTTTCATACGAGTCCAAACTTTTGGAGAAAGTGATCCGCATGGAGATAAAGATGTCACAGATAGAGCAGGTGCAGGTACAGACGCGGACCATGTTCGATAACCTCTTAACGAACGTCACGATGACCTTGGAGAACAGAACGGCCGAACTGGATGTCTTGAAAG atCACATGGGCTTACCTCTGGTAGCGTTTTATGCCTACGATCCAATAGATTACAGTCTTGACACGAACCAAATTCTCATACTAAGCAACATCACAATGAACGAAGGGGGTGGATATGATAACGTTATCGGCACCTTCAGGGCACCTGTTGCGGGACTGTATTACTTCGCAGCGCATGTTTGCACCTCCTCAGGGATTGGATTCTACTACGAAATCGTGAAGGATCACGGAATGATTGCCAAGATTACGAAATTTAACAAGGTGCAATACGATTGTGGCTCTGTCAATGTCATCACCAAGATGGAAAAGGACGAACGTGTATGGATCAAGTGCACAAGTGGCAACACCTCCCAACAACTGTATACACATATCAGTCATGCTAAAACGTCGTTCCTTGGCATTCTTATGCATAAATAA